CGGCAGTCTCGATCCTGAATGTGATGATCATCTCGGTCACCGAACGGACACGGGAGATCGGGGTGATGCGGAGCATCGGAGCACTCCGCCGCGAGATACTCCTGATGTTCCTGTACGAGGCCCTCATCCTCGGCATCGCCGGCAGTCTCATTGGCGGGGCCTTCAGTTTTGTCGGGGGGTATTTCATCAGCATCGCCGCCATTCAGGTGTTCACCGCCGGCACCACCTTCGCCGAGGGGGTGACTGTCTTTGACCCGGTCTCGATCGCCTACATACTCTTTGCCATGGTCTTCGGGACGGTGACGAGCATGGCATCCGGGCTCTACCCGGCCTGGCAGGCATCGAGGATGAAGCCGATCGAGGCCATACGGGGGTGAATGAGTGCGGACGGCGCAGCGGATCTTTCTCGTCTTTGCGGTGCGGAACCTGAGACGGCACTGGGTGCGGTCAGGGCTTGCGGCCCTCGGGATCATCATCGGTGTCCTTGCCATCGCATCCCTCGGCATCCTGGGCAACAACCTGATCGTCCTCTTCTCCGGCCTGGTCGCCGATGTTTCGGACACCGTCGTCGTCACCCCCCACCTTGCGGCCGCAAGCGGCGACCCTTTCGACCCAAGGTCGGCCCTTGCCACCGGGATCACCGAAAGGGACGCCGACAGGATCGCGCGGGCCGCCGGGGCGAACCCGTCCATCCCCCTCATCCAGACCGCGGAGGTGCTCAAAAAAGAGAGAGAGAGCGGCTTTGTCCCGGTGATCGTCATCCACGCCGACGACATGCCCCTCCTCCTCCAGGTCGCGGAGGGGTCGTTCCCGCCGGGATCAGGCAGAGGGGTTCTCGTCGGCGCGCTCATCGCCGATGAACTCGACATCAGGGCAGGGAGCAGGGTCTCACTGGCTGGCGAGGATGTCAGAGTTGCCGGCGTCCTGGAGGAGCGGGGGCTTGCAATCGACATCAACCCCGACTATGCCATCGTCGTCACCCATGACTGGTACACCGACCTCCGCGGCGAGGAGGACTATGACAGGGTGGTGATCAAGGTCGCCGACCTGGGGGAGATCCCAGCGGTCAAGGCCGCGGTGAACGAGCAGATGAACAGACGCAAAGAGGTGGTGGACGTCCAGGACTCCAGGGAGATCCTGGAATTGTACTACCAGACCTACGACGCCATCTCGACCTTCCTCATGGGGATAGGGGGCGTCGCCCTCCTCGTCTCCAGCGTCTCGATCCTGAACGTAATGATCATCTCGGTGACCCAGAGGACACAGGAGATCGGGGTGATGCGGAGCATCGGGGCGCTCCGTCGTGAGATCCTCCTGATGTTCCTGTACGAGGCGA
This window of the Methanofollis ethanolicus genome carries:
- a CDS encoding ABC transporter permease, whose product is MRTAQRIFLVFAVRNLRRHWVRSGLAALGIIIGVLAIASLGILGNNLIVLFSGLVADVSDTVVVTPHLAAASGDPFDPRSALATGITERDADRIARAAGANPSIPLIQTAEVLKKERESGFVPVIVIHADDMPLLLQVAEGSFPPGSGRGVLVGALIADELDIRAGSRVSLAGEDVRVAGVLEERGLAIDINPDYAIVVTHDWYTDLRGEEDYDRVVIKVADLGEIPAVKAAVNEQMNRRKEVVDVQDSREILELYYQTYDAISTFLMGIGGVALLVSSVSILNVMIISVTQRTQEIGVMRSIGALRREILLMFLYEAIILGIAGSLIGGALSIVAGYAITASVAETIFAGYGTSPTALDAAGVRAIILGIGFGIGTSLLAGVYPAWKAAHLDPIEALRYE